CCCACCATCCTCCTTGTGGTAGGAACAGCTAAGGCCTCATGGGAGCGGGGAAGGTTTTCCCCGGATGCACCAGTATAACTCTGGCTGTGCCCTGTGGACAGACCAAGAAGGTGCTGCAGGAGGAACTGGTCTGGGAAGGGGAGCAGCAGTTGAGCCTGGTTTTACTTGGGCCTCGTGCAACTAGCAAAACACTGGAACAAAGAACCACATGCTGCCAGAGAAAGCAGTCTGCCTGTTTCCCTCACACGTCTCCAGAGAAGCCAGCCAATCAATCCTGTCTGAGGTGAGCTTTAAAACCCCCAGTGGAGCAATTGCTGGGGTGTAAAGAGCACCATAGAGCTGAGCTTCAGTGTGTTTTAGCCCCGGCTGCTTCCACCATAGAGATGCCTGGAGATCTAGTCCCCCACTGGGGAAACCCAGGTCAAGATTTTCCCGTAGTGACCAGGGATTCTGGGTCCACGGCTGGAGACACcttaaaaggggcctgatttccaggcAGCACCGAGCACCCACCCTCTGTCAGGCCCCTTTacggtgtctcaagttgggcccgAAAAAAACATCAGTcgctctggaaaaaaaaaaaatctcagccccAGACATGCATCAGGACTTGGTTATATTAAAGAAATACCATCAAACCCTACCCAAACCagcccaccctctcccccaacaGCCATAATGGAAGCCCTGTCCAAGGGACGTTCGGTGAAGCAAGCAGAAGTCAGTGCAAAGATGTAGCAATGGGAGAACAAACAATAGTACAATGAATTTTTATTATCGGCCCTAGCTAGGGACACCAGAGCCagagaaagactgaaaaaaaccaCGCTTTCTGCTCCCGGCCTGCTTCGATCCCAGCTCCGGAGACCCTGCCTTTCGCTCAGCCCCTCACACTTGTACCTGACCCCGAAGCCACGTTCTGCCGCACTCCAGCTGAGCAACACCAGGGGCCCTTCGGAGTCCATCCGTGCTGGCACCAGAGCGGAGTGGGTTGCGGGGAGAGCACCATGTTTTGCCAGGGTCGGATGGAGAGGTGCGGGGTCTCTCAGAGCACGTATGGGTACTTCAGCAGGTAATCCTTGAGCCTCCCAGGCAAGGGCAGGGCCGTGACCTGCCGGGTGCTCCTGTTGATAGTGAGCCTGCACAGGTGCTGCAAGGCCGGCACAGAAACATACAGGGGCTTGATCAGTTTCAGGTGGATGGCCGGATCCTTGGACAGGGACGTGATCTCCTGCTCCGATGGCCCCAGCCGCTCGGCTTGCTTCAGCGAGGCCAGGGAGTAGAACTGGACCAAGGCCATGGCGTCTTTGAAGCTCTGGAGCTTGGGCTTGGCCAGGACGGACGAGTCCAAGCCGAAGCGGCCGGCACTGTAGCAGATCCGG
The sequence above is a segment of the Eretmochelys imbricata isolate rEreImb1 chromosome 21, rEreImb1.hap1, whole genome shotgun sequence genome. Coding sequences within it:
- the LOC144278221 gene encoding suppressor of cytokine signaling 2-like — protein: MKSPSAVICREKPALSVYSYGSERDGWEEARDDDDVNSAQSNCTISHLEQAGWYWGPLTAAEARRILCPALEGSFLVRNSSSPDNLLTLSVKTSVGPTHIRICYSAGRFGLDSSVLAKPKLQSFKDAMALVQFYSLASLKQAERLGPSEQEITSLSKDPAIHLKLIKPLYVSVPALQHLCRLTINRSTRQVTALPLPGRLKDYLLKYPYVL